The sequence TTTAGTCTGACGGCGGTGCGATTCTCCAGGTGCCAGCGATCGTGAGATAGCCGCGATCATGGCGAGCGCCTCCCTGGCAGGCCGCAAGTCCACGCGAAAGGAGTTCGGCGATGCTTTGGACAATCTTTGTGATTCTATTGATTCTGTGGCTGTTAGGGCTAGTGAGCTCATATACCTTTGGAGGCTTTATTCACATCCTGCTGCTGATCGCGGTGGTGGTGCTGATCCTCCAACTGGTTCAAGGACGCAGGCCTGTGGTTTAGCCGGTATTTGAGAGGAAGCGCGGCCACAACATAGGTTTCTATGGCGCCAGAAAAAGGAGACGACCATTGCGAGATGGTGGTCTCCTTTGGTTTCTAAAACTGAATAAATTTCTATAAGGCACGCCGTTCATGGCAGCCGAGTAACCCGCGCAGCCCTTGCCATAGTTACTGGGCCAATCACGTCCAACCTCACGCGTTGAATGCCCTTAGTTTCCAGGTCTAGAGCCCGGGCTGCCGCGTAGGAAAGATCGATGATTCTGCCATCGACGACTGGCCCGCGGTCATTGACGCGGACGACTACCGACCTATGATTAGCCAGATTGGTAACTCGGACATGGGTGCCTAGCGGCAGTGACGGATGCGCCGCCGTGTATTCGTACATGTTGAACACTTCTCCGCTGGCCGTGAGTCTGCCTTGAAATTGCCGACCGTACCAGGACGCAATCCCAACCTGGAAGAGCCTCCAACGACCCATGGGTGCCTGATTGGCAGCTGCCCAAAGGCTCCCGGTGAGATAAGTTGGGAGACCGCATGTCAGGATGGCAGTGACTGCGATTAGGGCGGCTTTTACACAGCAACGAAGAACTCTGGCATGCACCGTTTCCATGCTCTTAACGCTAGCGGTTCTAAGTGGCGGGCTACATCGGGGACTTGGCGTAGCGAGCTTGGAAACAATCCATATGTAATTAGTGGATTAAGAAGGTAATAGATGCACACTCCCGCAAGCCGGGCCTATGTGCTCAATGGGTTAGGGGAGGACAAGGATTGCCGCCATTGCCTCGCTAACCAGCGCGCCTAAGGCTTTTCCCCGATCCCAGTCCTTCGACTGCTTTGATCAGTTCTGCAACGTTCTTGAGATCTCCGATGAAGAGTCGCAGTTCGCGGTCCCGCGCAGCAGAGTCAGGCGCGCGCAGGATCGAGGAAGGATGGACTGTTGCAACCACCTTCGGAGCCAAGTCGGAGGGCACCGCCTGGCCTCGCATTCGCAAGACACTGAAGCTGCGCCCCAACAG comes from Terriglobales bacterium and encodes:
- a CDS encoding septal ring lytic transglycosylase RlpA family protein, which produces MGRWRLFQVGIASWYGRQFQGRLTASGEVFNMYEYTAAHPSLPLGTHVRVTNLANHRSVVVRVNDRGPVVDGRIIDLSYAAARALDLETKGIQRVRLDVIGPVTMARAARVTRLP
- a CDS encoding lmo0937 family membrane protein, whose product is MLWTIFVILLILWLLGLVSSYTFGGFIHILLLIAVVVLILQLVQGRRPVV